From Bombus vancouverensis nearcticus chromosome 15, iyBomVanc1_principal, whole genome shotgun sequence, the proteins below share one genomic window:
- the Eip93F gene encoding ecdysone-induced protein 93F isoform X3, with the protein MDKEYGLRSRYDGVAGLERVAEELMGRRRWKQYQDTLYSGTRSSESVTAQPHHRLYPAFSSSCDPVVPGNLEQIGSRPLHPASSSLPTTITTTTTVPPVITTTTAATTATTTGPIKQESLQRHHLQNHHHLQPSAVQDHHRHYQQQQQQQQQRQQRQQEDRRLRPDEIKVEVGEDEFANGVAREESATKTADTSTTTTVTTGTTTTSTTTTGTSILATSTATGTIATITTPNTTAVMTTGTTTIATRRRRKRRQNDGEATDDREDDEENEEEEDGRGQAEAEKRLKLDEDADRPVSPLRRENDRGSRDYPTANATDTEGTKERTEEVALERTPVTQGSLRVKTEEELQGVPSSGGGPTILTTPTPDSDAIRSGLPCREVEAAARNAVPPFLIGSRRTSPPPEDWKPLDKCYFCLDGKLPHDDQPPLSPQSDSSSSSRSAESPMSVQVDPMAASVVAAALTGTYPTLLPQWCLPPREAPLVGVQPHQDSATPADQPLDLSAKPKNSQDNNISLLEQQKIPLRMTAGIDPKSIFNSCYRAKPRMTGPVAAVAAAAAAAAGVGGVPVVGAGGGRRAYTEEELQAALRDIQSGKLGTRRAAVIYGIPRSTLRNKVYKLAMERERDASLSSTHSHPHEPGAPATTTTTITTTTTTTTTTTTTTPPNTTQNASATTPPPQVDEVDDKELSGAEEEKEVEKALLKPLLSLEDLVRFSALEGSGGDSLRTLLQRGHETGAEWPGLEHANIGPYIQKMLAAAAPFKGMETQDYRIPEVMRRLMSEDKRLNKSVNGDQSQPPHQQLHHHQPHSTHPQAQAQSQTQQQQQRGPMTNDDFNPNIEEEASDSAQGRAILKIPSYKPASTPGCSSKNGEPTSAAFAQGFAAATAASSPGLLERASPAFSGTSSPTNSLVGKTVAVNFRDVIAKSISVKFQEGQTVATAGMPGCQPAGVVQSQQAIMTDPSPFKRGRYTPPQPASQQAQSQAKPQAQEANKPKPATGGKGTRPKRGKYRNYDRDSLVEAVRAVQRGEMSVHRAGSYYGVPHSTLEYKVKERHLMRPRKRDQKQSDDKTKETSAVAAAAAAANIRPGTADKKPQLKPQKPFTSPGGIPGPNGIKMPPFIEGMPHLPFTPFNFWSPPPFMPSPFMAGAPNVPTILPEQYFATSRIRGLQEQQRNAAMVQQQQQHQQRDRDGIGVAAGTAESPGTSNSRSTPMSKAPREVSESLYDGSGANGSFLDNLIRSSLETGIPRDQRAMTDARNQQQSSSQQQLPESMRGKTLIDQLCRNSRRTPVSRLAQDSSEDESYRGPSTTGRPIPERPERVPTVDLSPSPSERGRNDDGSDRLTSPPTPLSISRAGSRDEDSTRDSRIDRSSREREVHNGGQEDRDRKTLTIQQPQQQQQLNHYPDLHNLYAVSTEKKSACDSKLIVDHSSQKTQQQQQQQQPQQQQQQQPQQQQKEYDAVSGLVVQLQRGYNIGNNRSGEQTNSQQTTEQRGSVISMEDSVEQ; encoded by the exons TTACGATGGTGTCGCAGGTCTGGAACGGGTAGCGGAGGAGTTGATGGGCCGTAGGAGATGGAAGCAATATCAGGACACCCTGTACAGCGGTACTCGCAGCAGCGAATCAGTGACGGCACAGCCCCACCACCGGCTCTACCCGGCGTTCTCGTCGTCCTGCGACCCGGTGGTGCCCGGGAATTTGGAACAAATTGGGTCGCGTCCGCTTCATCCTGCGTCCTCCTCGTTACCTACAACGataacgacgacaacgacggtGCCACCGGTGATAACGACGACGACAGCGGCAACGACGGCGACGACAACGGGCCCGATCAAGCAGGAGAGCCTGCAAAGGCATCACCTGCAGAACCACCATCACCTACAGCCCTCCGCCGTTCAAGATCACCACCGTCACTatcagcagcaacaacagcaacagcagcaacgaCAACAACGGCAACAAGAAGACCGTCGCCTAAGGCCAGACGAGATCAAAGTCGAGGTCGGCGAGGACGAGTTCGCGAACGGTGTCGCCCGAGAGGAATCGGCTACGAAGACCGCGGATACGTCGACGACGACCACGGTAACGACGGGCACGACGACCACGTCGACGACGACAACGGGAACGAGCATACTTGCCACCAGTACCGCGACCGGCACGATCGCGACGATCACCACGCCGAACACCACCGCTGTTATGACCACGGGAACCACGACGATCGCGACGAGGCGGCGACGCAAACGCCGGCAGAACGACGGAGAGGCCACCGACGACAGAGAGGACGACGAAGAgaacgaggaagaggaggatggAAGGGGGCAGGCCGAAGCGGAAAAACGGCTGAAGCTCGACGAAGACGCCGACAGGCCCGTCAGTCCTCTGAGAAGGGAGAACGATCGAGGATCTCGGGATTATCCGACTGCCAACGCTACAGATACGGAAGGGACCAAG GAACGAACGGAAGAAGTCGCGTTGGAGCGGACACCGGTGACGCAGGGTTCATTGAGAGTGAAAACGGAGGAGGAGTTGCAAGGAGTGCCGAGTTCTGGAGGCGGTCCAACGATATTGACGACACCGACGCCGGATTCGGATGCGATCAGGTCAGGGTTGCCGTGCCGGGAGGTTGAAGCAGCCGCTAGAAACGCGGTACCGCCGTTTCTTATTGGAAGCCGACGCACCAGCCCACCGCCAGAAGACTGGAAGCCGCTAGACAAATGTTACTTTTGCCTGGACGGCAAGCTACCGCACGATGATCAACCACCTCTC AGTCCGCAGAGCGACAGTAGCAGCAGCTCGCGATCGGCCGAGTCACCGATGTCGGTCCAGGTGGACCCGATGGCGGCGTCCGTGGTCGCCGCGGCTCTCACCGGTACCTACCCTACCTTACTGCCTCAGTGGTGTCTGCCACCAAGGGAGGCGCCTCTCGTTGGGGTGCAGCCTCATCAGGACAGTGCAACGCCAGCCGACCAACCTCTCGACCTCTCGGCCAAACCGAAAAATTCTCAG GATAACAACATATCTCTATTGGAACAACAGAAAATACCTCTGAGGATGACAGCAGGTATCGACCCCAAGAGTATCTTCAA TTCTTGTTATCGTGCAAAACCACGTATGACCGGGCCAGTGGCGGCCGTGGCGGCGGCAGCAGCAGCTGCGGCAGGCGTCGGTGGTGTCCCCGTGGTGGGTGCCGGGGGTGGCCGGAGGGCCTACACCGAGGAGGAACTGCAAGCCGCGCTCAGGGATATCCAGAGTGGCAAGCTCGGCACACGAAGGGCGGCCGTGATCTACGGGATACCGCGTAGCACCCTGCGCAACAAGGTCTACAAGCTTGCGATGGAACGCGAAAGGGACGCGTCCCTGTCTAGCACCCACTCACACCCTCACGAGCCCGGCGCCCcagccaccaccaccaccaccatcaccaccaccaccaccactactactactactacaactaCAACACCACCAAATACGACCCAAAACGCCTCCGCGACCACTCCGCCCCCGCAAGTGGATGAG GTGGACGACAAAGAACTGTCCGGAGCGGAAGAGGAGAAAGAAGTGGAGAAAGCTCTGTTGAAGCCACTGTTGTCTTTGGAAGACCTTGTCAGGTTTTCCGCCCTCGAAGGAAGCGGCGGTGATTCCCTCAGAACGTTGCTACAACGAGGACACGAGACGGGAGCCGAGTGGCCAGGGCTCGAACACGCCAACATCGGCCCGTATATTCAAAAGATGCTTGCAGCAGCTGCGCCATTTAAAG GCATGGAGACGCAAGACTATCGCATTCCAGAGGTGATGAGAAGGCTGATGAGCGAAGACAAGAGGCTAAACAAAAGCGTAAACGGGGACCAGTCGCAGCCACCGCATCAGCAGCTCCATCACCATCAACCGCACTCGACGCACCCGCAAGCCCAGGCACAGTCGCAGacgcagcagcagcagcaacgtGGCCCGATGACGAACGACGACTTCAACCCAAACATCGAGGAAGAGGCGAGCGACAGTGCTCAAGGCAGAGCGATCCTCAAGATTCCGTCCTACAAGCCCGCGAGCACGCCTGGATGTTCGAGCAAGAACGGCGAGCCAACGTCGGCCGCATTCGCGCAAGGATTCGCGGCTGCGACAGCAGCCTCGAGTCCGGGTCTCCTGGAACGAGCGAGTCCAGCGTTCTCCGGCACCAGTAGCCCAACCAACTCGTTGGTGGGGAAAACGGTAGCCGTGAATTTCCGCGACGTGATCGCGAAAAGCATCAGCGTCAAATTCCAAGAGGGTCAAACGGTCGCGACAGCCGGAATGCCCGGATGTCAACCGGCCGGAGTGGTACAGTCGCAGCAAGCGATAATGACGGATCCAAGTCCGTTCAAAAGAGGCAGATACACTCCGCCTCAGCCGGCGTCGCAGCAAGCCCAGTCGCAGGCGAAACCGCAGGCCCAAGAAGCGAACAAACCGAAACCAGCTACCGGTGGCAAAGGAACCAGACCGAAACGCGGAAAGTATAGGAACTACGACAGGGATAGCCTGGTGGAGGCTGTGCGCGCGGTTCAGCGGGGTGAAATGAGCGTGCATCGTGCAGGCAGCTATTACGGAGTACCGCACTCCACCCTCGAGTACAAAGTTAAGGAACGGCACCTGATGAGGCCAAGGAAGAG GGACCAGAAGCAGTCGGACGATAAAACGAAAGAGACCTCAGCCGTGGCAGCGGCGGCAGCAGCCGCGAACATACGACCAGGTACGGCGGACAAGAAACCACAATTAAAGCCACAGAAACCGTTCACGTCACCGGGCGGTATCCCAGGACCCAACGGGATCAAGATGCCGCCGTTCATAGAAGGCATGCCTCATTTGCCATTCACGCCGTTCAATTTCTGGAGTCCGCCGCCGTTCATGCCATCGCCGTTCATGGCAGGAGCGCCGAACGTTCCAACGATCCTACCGGAACAGTACTTCGCGACGAGTAGGATCCGCGGTCTGCAGGAACAACAAAGAAACGCGGCCATGgtgcagcaacaacaacaacaccaACAACGAGACAGGGACGGGATAGGCGTCGCTGCTGGCACCGCTGAATCACCTGGAACCTCGAATTCTCGTAGCACGCCGATGAGCAAAGCACCACGGGAAGTGTCCGAGAGCTTGTACGATGGTTCGGGAGCGAACGGCAGTTTCTTGGACAATTTGATCAGGTCGAGCCTCGAGACGGGAATTCCAAGGGACCAGAGGGCAATGACCGACGCGAGGAACCAGCAGCAGTCGTCCTCGCAGCAACAACTCCCGGAATCGATGAGGGGCAAAACGTTGATCGATCAACTGTGCAGAAACTCGAGGAGAACGCCGGTGTCGAGGCTGGCTCAGGATAGCAGCGAGGACGAGAGCTACAGGGGACCATCGACAACCGGTAGGCCGATCCCGGAAAGACCGGAACGCGTGCCCACCGTCGACCTTAGCCCGTCACCGTCGGAACGTGGCCGGAACGACGACGGCAGCGATCGACTCACGTCGCCGCCGACACCTCTCTCGATCTCAAGGGCCGGAAGCAGAGACGAGGACAGTACCCGGGACTCGAGGATCGATCGTAGCAGCAGGGAACGGGAGGTTCACAACGGCGGACAGGAAGACCGCGATAGAAAGACTCTGACCATTCAGCAGccgcaacagcagcagcagctgAATCACTACCCGGACTTACACAATCTCTACGCCGTATCAACTGAGAAAAAAAGTGCCTGTGATAGTAAGCTTATAGTAGATCATTCGAGCCAGAAGActcaacagcagcagcagcagcagcaaccgcagcaacaacaacagcagcagccaCAACAGCAGCAAAAGGAATACGATGCGGTGAGCGGATTGGTTGTGCAACTGCAGCGGGGCTACAACATCGGGAACAACAGGTCCGGCGAGCAGACCAACAGCCAGCAAACGACGGAGCAACGTGGATCCGTTATCAGCATGGAAGACTCCGTTGAGCAGTAG
- the Eip93F gene encoding ecdysone-induced protein 93F isoform X4 has translation MQRLGTPPEKLQSSISARKHDLTNRARERTGKRTTLWLLRGMALYQTTRRLDIQCLERVAEELMGRRRWKQYQDTLYSGTRSSESVTAQPHHRLYPAFSSSCDPVVPGNLEQIGSRPLHPASSSLPTTITTTTTVPPVITTTTAATTATTTGPIKQESLQRHHLQNHHHLQPSAVQDHHRHYQQQQQQQQQRQQRQQEDRRLRPDEIKVEVGEDEFANGVAREESATKTADTSTTTTVTTGTTTTSTTTTGTSILATSTATGTIATITTPNTTAVMTTGTTTIATRRRRKRRQNDGEATDDREDDEENEEEEDGRGQAEAEKRLKLDEDADRPVSPLRRENDRGSRDYPTANATDTEGTKERTEEVALERTPVTQGSLRVKTEEELQGVPSSGGGPTILTTPTPDSDAIRSGLPCREVEAAARNAVPPFLIGSRRTSPPPEDWKPLDKCYFCLDGKLPHDDQPPLDNNISLLEQQKIPLRMTAGIDPKSIFNSCYRAKPRMTGPVAAVAAAAAAAAGVGGVPVVGAGGGRRAYTEEELQAALRDIQSGKLGTRRAAVIYGIPRSTLRNKVYKLAMERERDASLSSTHSHPHEPGAPATTTTTITTTTTTTTTTTTTTPPNTTQNASATTPPPQVDEVDDKELSGAEEEKEVEKALLKPLLSLEDLVRFSALEGSGGDSLRTLLQRGHETGAEWPGLEHANIGPYIQKMLAAAAPFKGMETQDYRIPEVMRRLMSEDKRLNKSVNGDQSQPPHQQLHHHQPHSTHPQAQAQSQTQQQQQRGPMTNDDFNPNIEEEASDSAQGRAILKIPSYKPASTPGCSSKNGEPTSAAFAQGFAAATAASSPGLLERASPAFSGTSSPTNSLVGKTVAVNFRDVIAKSISVKFQEGQTVATAGMPGCQPAGVVQSQQAIMTDPSPFKRGRYTPPQPASQQAQSQAKPQAQEANKPKPATGGKGTRPKRGKYRNYDRDSLVEAVRAVQRGEMSVHRAGSYYGVPHSTLEYKVKERHLMRPRKRDQKQSDDKTKETSAVAAAAAAANIRPGTADKKPQLKPQKPFTSPGGIPGPNGIKMPPFIEGMPHLPFTPFNFWSPPPFMPSPFMAGAPNVPTILPEQYFATSRIRGLQEQQRNAAMVQQQQQHQQRDRDGIGVAAGTAESPGTSNSRSTPMSKAPREVSESLYDGSGANGSFLDNLIRSSLETGIPRDQRAMTDARNQQQSSSQQQLPESMRGKTLIDQLCRNSRRTPVSRLAQDSSEDESYRGPSTTGRPIPERPERVPTVDLSPSPSERGRNDDGSDRLTSPPTPLSISRAGSRDEDSTRDSRIDRSSREREVHNGGQEDRDRKTLTIQQPQQQQQLNHYPDLHNLYAVSTEKKSACDSKLIVDHSSQKTQQQQQQQQPQQQQQQQPQQQQKEYDAVSGLVVQLQRGYNIGNNRSGEQTNSQQTTEQRGSVISMEDSVEQ, from the exons GTCTGGAACGGGTAGCGGAGGAGTTGATGGGCCGTAGGAGATGGAAGCAATATCAGGACACCCTGTACAGCGGTACTCGCAGCAGCGAATCAGTGACGGCACAGCCCCACCACCGGCTCTACCCGGCGTTCTCGTCGTCCTGCGACCCGGTGGTGCCCGGGAATTTGGAACAAATTGGGTCGCGTCCGCTTCATCCTGCGTCCTCCTCGTTACCTACAACGataacgacgacaacgacggtGCCACCGGTGATAACGACGACGACAGCGGCAACGACGGCGACGACAACGGGCCCGATCAAGCAGGAGAGCCTGCAAAGGCATCACCTGCAGAACCACCATCACCTACAGCCCTCCGCCGTTCAAGATCACCACCGTCACTatcagcagcaacaacagcaacagcagcaacgaCAACAACGGCAACAAGAAGACCGTCGCCTAAGGCCAGACGAGATCAAAGTCGAGGTCGGCGAGGACGAGTTCGCGAACGGTGTCGCCCGAGAGGAATCGGCTACGAAGACCGCGGATACGTCGACGACGACCACGGTAACGACGGGCACGACGACCACGTCGACGACGACAACGGGAACGAGCATACTTGCCACCAGTACCGCGACCGGCACGATCGCGACGATCACCACGCCGAACACCACCGCTGTTATGACCACGGGAACCACGACGATCGCGACGAGGCGGCGACGCAAACGCCGGCAGAACGACGGAGAGGCCACCGACGACAGAGAGGACGACGAAGAgaacgaggaagaggaggatggAAGGGGGCAGGCCGAAGCGGAAAAACGGCTGAAGCTCGACGAAGACGCCGACAGGCCCGTCAGTCCTCTGAGAAGGGAGAACGATCGAGGATCTCGGGATTATCCGACTGCCAACGCTACAGATACGGAAGGGACCAAG GAACGAACGGAAGAAGTCGCGTTGGAGCGGACACCGGTGACGCAGGGTTCATTGAGAGTGAAAACGGAGGAGGAGTTGCAAGGAGTGCCGAGTTCTGGAGGCGGTCCAACGATATTGACGACACCGACGCCGGATTCGGATGCGATCAGGTCAGGGTTGCCGTGCCGGGAGGTTGAAGCAGCCGCTAGAAACGCGGTACCGCCGTTTCTTATTGGAAGCCGACGCACCAGCCCACCGCCAGAAGACTGGAAGCCGCTAGACAAATGTTACTTTTGCCTGGACGGCAAGCTACCGCACGATGATCAACCACCTCTC GATAACAACATATCTCTATTGGAACAACAGAAAATACCTCTGAGGATGACAGCAGGTATCGACCCCAAGAGTATCTTCAA TTCTTGTTATCGTGCAAAACCACGTATGACCGGGCCAGTGGCGGCCGTGGCGGCGGCAGCAGCAGCTGCGGCAGGCGTCGGTGGTGTCCCCGTGGTGGGTGCCGGGGGTGGCCGGAGGGCCTACACCGAGGAGGAACTGCAAGCCGCGCTCAGGGATATCCAGAGTGGCAAGCTCGGCACACGAAGGGCGGCCGTGATCTACGGGATACCGCGTAGCACCCTGCGCAACAAGGTCTACAAGCTTGCGATGGAACGCGAAAGGGACGCGTCCCTGTCTAGCACCCACTCACACCCTCACGAGCCCGGCGCCCcagccaccaccaccaccaccatcaccaccaccaccaccactactactactactacaactaCAACACCACCAAATACGACCCAAAACGCCTCCGCGACCACTCCGCCCCCGCAAGTGGATGAG GTGGACGACAAAGAACTGTCCGGAGCGGAAGAGGAGAAAGAAGTGGAGAAAGCTCTGTTGAAGCCACTGTTGTCTTTGGAAGACCTTGTCAGGTTTTCCGCCCTCGAAGGAAGCGGCGGTGATTCCCTCAGAACGTTGCTACAACGAGGACACGAGACGGGAGCCGAGTGGCCAGGGCTCGAACACGCCAACATCGGCCCGTATATTCAAAAGATGCTTGCAGCAGCTGCGCCATTTAAAG GCATGGAGACGCAAGACTATCGCATTCCAGAGGTGATGAGAAGGCTGATGAGCGAAGACAAGAGGCTAAACAAAAGCGTAAACGGGGACCAGTCGCAGCCACCGCATCAGCAGCTCCATCACCATCAACCGCACTCGACGCACCCGCAAGCCCAGGCACAGTCGCAGacgcagcagcagcagcaacgtGGCCCGATGACGAACGACGACTTCAACCCAAACATCGAGGAAGAGGCGAGCGACAGTGCTCAAGGCAGAGCGATCCTCAAGATTCCGTCCTACAAGCCCGCGAGCACGCCTGGATGTTCGAGCAAGAACGGCGAGCCAACGTCGGCCGCATTCGCGCAAGGATTCGCGGCTGCGACAGCAGCCTCGAGTCCGGGTCTCCTGGAACGAGCGAGTCCAGCGTTCTCCGGCACCAGTAGCCCAACCAACTCGTTGGTGGGGAAAACGGTAGCCGTGAATTTCCGCGACGTGATCGCGAAAAGCATCAGCGTCAAATTCCAAGAGGGTCAAACGGTCGCGACAGCCGGAATGCCCGGATGTCAACCGGCCGGAGTGGTACAGTCGCAGCAAGCGATAATGACGGATCCAAGTCCGTTCAAAAGAGGCAGATACACTCCGCCTCAGCCGGCGTCGCAGCAAGCCCAGTCGCAGGCGAAACCGCAGGCCCAAGAAGCGAACAAACCGAAACCAGCTACCGGTGGCAAAGGAACCAGACCGAAACGCGGAAAGTATAGGAACTACGACAGGGATAGCCTGGTGGAGGCTGTGCGCGCGGTTCAGCGGGGTGAAATGAGCGTGCATCGTGCAGGCAGCTATTACGGAGTACCGCACTCCACCCTCGAGTACAAAGTTAAGGAACGGCACCTGATGAGGCCAAGGAAGAG GGACCAGAAGCAGTCGGACGATAAAACGAAAGAGACCTCAGCCGTGGCAGCGGCGGCAGCAGCCGCGAACATACGACCAGGTACGGCGGACAAGAAACCACAATTAAAGCCACAGAAACCGTTCACGTCACCGGGCGGTATCCCAGGACCCAACGGGATCAAGATGCCGCCGTTCATAGAAGGCATGCCTCATTTGCCATTCACGCCGTTCAATTTCTGGAGTCCGCCGCCGTTCATGCCATCGCCGTTCATGGCAGGAGCGCCGAACGTTCCAACGATCCTACCGGAACAGTACTTCGCGACGAGTAGGATCCGCGGTCTGCAGGAACAACAAAGAAACGCGGCCATGgtgcagcaacaacaacaacaccaACAACGAGACAGGGACGGGATAGGCGTCGCTGCTGGCACCGCTGAATCACCTGGAACCTCGAATTCTCGTAGCACGCCGATGAGCAAAGCACCACGGGAAGTGTCCGAGAGCTTGTACGATGGTTCGGGAGCGAACGGCAGTTTCTTGGACAATTTGATCAGGTCGAGCCTCGAGACGGGAATTCCAAGGGACCAGAGGGCAATGACCGACGCGAGGAACCAGCAGCAGTCGTCCTCGCAGCAACAACTCCCGGAATCGATGAGGGGCAAAACGTTGATCGATCAACTGTGCAGAAACTCGAGGAGAACGCCGGTGTCGAGGCTGGCTCAGGATAGCAGCGAGGACGAGAGCTACAGGGGACCATCGACAACCGGTAGGCCGATCCCGGAAAGACCGGAACGCGTGCCCACCGTCGACCTTAGCCCGTCACCGTCGGAACGTGGCCGGAACGACGACGGCAGCGATCGACTCACGTCGCCGCCGACACCTCTCTCGATCTCAAGGGCCGGAAGCAGAGACGAGGACAGTACCCGGGACTCGAGGATCGATCGTAGCAGCAGGGAACGGGAGGTTCACAACGGCGGACAGGAAGACCGCGATAGAAAGACTCTGACCATTCAGCAGccgcaacagcagcagcagctgAATCACTACCCGGACTTACACAATCTCTACGCCGTATCAACTGAGAAAAAAAGTGCCTGTGATAGTAAGCTTATAGTAGATCATTCGAGCCAGAAGActcaacagcagcagcagcagcagcaaccgcagcaacaacaacagcagcagccaCAACAGCAGCAAAAGGAATACGATGCGGTGAGCGGATTGGTTGTGCAACTGCAGCGGGGCTACAACATCGGGAACAACAGGTCCGGCGAGCAGACCAACAGCCAGCAAACGACGGAGCAACGTGGATCCGTTATCAGCATGGAAGACTCCGTTGAGCAGTAG